GCCAAACTCCGAAATATGACAAAGTCCTTGCAAAGATTCGTTATCCGGACAAACCACCTCAACAAAAGCGCCAAATGGATTAAACTTTTTAACCAGACCTTCAACTGTTTTGCCTTTTTCAAAATGAGGAATGGCCACTTTCCAAGGATCGGGCTTTAACCGCTTTAAAGACAGAGAAATCCTGTCATTGGTGATGTCAATAATCTGGGCAGAAACATCATCACCGACTTTCACAAAATCAGCCGGATTTTCTATTAATTGCCAATCAAGTTCGGAAATGTGAATTAGCCCTTCGAGCTTGTCTTCACCAGCGGGCTTGCCCTCCGTAACCACGCTTTGCGGGGTGAAGGAGGACCATTTTATAAACGCGCCCCAATCAACAATGCCGGAAATCTCACCTTTGACAATATCGCCTATTTGATAATGGCCGATGGCCTCTTTAAAGTTTTCTTCTTCGGCCGCTTTTTCCGAAACAATCAGTTTGCCTTCTTTAGAATCAAAGTCTAAAACGCGCACCTTAAAGTCACAGCCTATGAATTTTAACAGCTCTTCTAATATCTTTGTTTTGTCTCCGCCCTCAACCCGCGGGTAATGTTCGTTTGAGAGCTGACTAACCGGAAGAAATCCGGCAACGCCGCTGATTTCAATCATCAGTCCGCCGCGATTGGCGTTAATTATTTTTGTGACAACTGCTTTATTTGTCTTTTTCAGTTCACGAATCAAATCCCATGATTTCTGACTTTGAGCTTCCGCGAGAGACAACTCTCTTAAACCGGCCTCATTTTCGACTTCCACAATTTTGGCAAAAACACTATCGCCGATTTTCAGGTTCTTTATTATGTTTTGGGCATTGGCAAATTCTATGCCGTAAACAATGCCAATACCGAAAATGCCAAGATCAATATATAAATTCTTGGCGGTTTTATTTAGCACTCTTCCTTCAATTACCTCGCCGGCCTTGGGCATGTTAAATGCTTTTGGCAGTTTGGCCAGAAGATTTTGCATATTTAAAATTCCTATTTGAGCTTCCATACCTCACCAAGGTTATCATAAAATATCTTCTTGTCAACTGTCATAAAATCTGATAACATTTTCTCATATGACAATTTCTTGGTATGGAGAGGCCTGCTTTTTACTTGAAAGCGGGGGCATAAGAATCTTAATCGAACCGCCGCAAAAAGAATCCGGAATTAATCCACCTCGCTTAAAAAGCGATGTTTTGGTTTATTCCCGCCCCAAAGGGGCGCCGCCGGAGGCGAGCCTCGCCAAGGGCGGGAGGCTCGCCTCATCAAATGAGGCGGCGAAACCTCGCGCCGAGAGAGTGGCTTTTTCCGACCCAGAATCAGGAGCGTTTATAATCGAATCGCCGGGCGAATACGAAGTTAAGGGCGCCAATATCCTAGGGATTGCCGACCCCGCAGCTGCGGGGCAAGCAAATATTATATATAGCATTGAAATGGACGAAATAAAAATCGCCCATCTCGGTTTTGCGAATAAAAAATTTAATAGTGAAAAATTAGCAGAGCTTGACGATCCGGACATTGTTCTCGCGCCTGTTGGCGGAGGCGACATTTTGGACGCCGAAGGAGCAATGAACGTTATAAACCAGCTGGAACCGAGCATTGCCATTCCAATGCTCTATGATATAAAGGGATTGAAAACCAAAAAAGCCCCTCTTTCCATGTTTCTTAAAGAAAGCGAGGCGAAAGAATCTCCCCAGCCAAAATTAATAATTAAGAAAAAGGACTTGGTCGAGGAAGAAACAAAAATTATAATTTTATCCCCCTACGGGGGATCTCCCGCAGGGAGAGAACAATCATAATGAAACGAATACTGGAAAACATCCAAACCAAACCTGGCGCCGTA
This Parcubacteria group bacterium DNA region includes the following protein-coding sequences:
- a CDS encoding 30S ribosomal protein S1 — its product is MPKAGEVIEGRVLNKTAKNLYIDLGIFGIGIVYGIEFANAQNIIKNLKIGDSVFAKIVEVENEAGLRELSLAEAQSQKSWDLIRELKKTNKAVVTKIINANRGGLMIEISGVAGFLPVSQLSNEHYPRVEGGDKTKILEELLKFIGCDFKVRVLDFDSKEGKLIVSEKAAEEENFKEAIGHYQIGDIVKGEISGIVDWGAFIKWSSFTPQSVVTEGKPAGEDKLEGLIHISELDWQLIENPADFVKVGDDVSAQIIDITNDRISLSLKRLKPDPWKVAIPHFEKGKTVEGLVKKFNPFGAFVEVVCPDNESLQGLCHISEFGTGDKMKAALEAGKKYKFQVLTFIPDEHRMSLGLLPVREQSEPRLQMPGASATGGQAQAMTGGKEEKV
- a CDS encoding MBL fold metallo-hydrolase, whose amino-acid sequence is MTISWYGEACFLLESGGIRILIEPPQKESGINPPRLKSDVLVYSRPKGAPPEASLAKGGRLASSNEAAKPRAERVAFSDPESGAFIIESPGEYEVKGANILGIADPAAAGQANIIYSIEMDEIKIAHLGFANKKFNSEKLAELDDPDIVLAPVGGGDILDAEGAMNVINQLEPSIAIPMLYDIKGLKTKKAPLSMFLKESEAKESPQPKLIIKKKDLVEEETKIIILSPYGGSPAGREQS